The following are encoded together in the Fodinicurvata sp. EGI_FJ10296 genome:
- a CDS encoding transposase has translation MKRTRFTDEQIISILAEHEAGAKCAELCRKHGMSEATFYNWKAKFGGMTVSEAKRLKAL, from the coding sequence ATGAAGCGGACGCGATTCACGGACGAGCAGATCATCAGCATCCTTGCCGAGCATGAGGCTGGCGCGAAGTGCGCTGAGCTGTGCCGCAAGCACGGCATGTCGGAAGCCACTTTCTACAACTGGAAAGCCAAGTTTGGCGGCATGACGGTATCGGAGGCGAAGCGTCTGAAGGCGCTC